In a genomic window of Styela clava chromosome 11, kaStyClav1.hap1.2, whole genome shotgun sequence:
- the LOC144429699 gene encoding uncharacterized protein LOC144429699 isoform X1: MPSTIMKQPDELSDCDLQLTSETLAIAFSECTRKKSLEQDRKGSLISKNRSGKSLFRIFVKENSTSVWKPEFVKSILSVRFAGYLHDPPTLLLQGDEQHLQHIREAWSSRLLRPPAGLHIDFVGDVTRIGARPLFREHVISLCGAVCVALSNVTSREDVATQEAILKELERSFPGVHSPSRELLHETLGKLIRNRKVFCTGPGYHLVTTKTYSGSSTTEKESYSAKSSIGHKHCEECERNRSIFESQVRERRSYRVKKPNAETNTSSTDQSMLRGTDRMEPYKTVLFDVEPLHGSVVTPKKTTDESAASELVKSSSSQESPERGHANKKTSNSIVEKMAEKLFRRRRKSSTPDHKKSDSAERTRDSAHPQVRELNKNDAIQLGYEVARKSSLRQTKSQPDSRSSSESPVKRHHSIGRKSSIKRRSSKKNHNKTEKCNLSHYEHREKTERSQDTPNLLKESQDAKSRKSSDKDETLPRKLKNEPTTEYIPTLNQSSSSLNNQFPKLRDAAVSCNLDDEPPPNNDIEFNNNAHLCDPKSPQYLDSMQQKEFSPTKNYDRRSLKRSKSLRLPRDHCRRELGVSPHAGIVTSRRIEHTSPLHNENQEYVTGMSYDTLKKSLSVEKMRRSVSSTSTSREYSYLHACHFAPSVRVGSVIADHLEELDRRRHFQNQSHVREMSPTSSLSSSLASKRSSEQSSLVSHRNDTASPRTETDGSQHYRDITSSDLSDEAGSNRFNDSEQNEAAGLDPETKAALEVAKRLAKLDIKMTREEWKEYFSSKCLPDHVEDALSQAQQQKNRQNKQDYPTTCFENTSGSVETVIDVKQKTKSWRNRNSEASNKSLSPSIPSVESDIVFNEQVAVNMYPSNSRHNTVHEDFLESEIQPYKCPDDLNYETQESKLCYTCDRGHQHLSFCNYNNVQLEPMDSASLTEDSGFHSARERNSLSSWETRTHKRGTFV; encoded by the exons ATGCCGAGTACAATTATGAAGCAACCAGATGAGTTGTCAGACTGTGACTTGCAGCTGACTTCGGAAACGTTGGCAATAGCTTTCAGTGAATGTACCCGGAAAAAATCTTTGGAACAGGATCGTAAAGGGAGTTTAATTTCTAAAAATCGAAGTGGAAAATCACTGTTTCGAATTTTTGTCAAGGAAAATAGTACCAGCGTATGGAAACCTGAATTTGTTAAAAGTATTCTATCAGTCAG gTTTGCAGGATATCTCCACGATCCACCAACTTTACTTTTACAAGGAGATGAGCAACACCTACAACATATTCGTGAAGCCTGGTCAAGCCGACTTCTGAGACCTCCAGCTGGATTACACATAGACTTTGTCG GTGACGTAACTCGCATAGGTGCTCGTCCACTATTTCGCGAACATGTTATTTCTCTTTGTGGCGCAGTTTGCGTAGCCCTCAGCAACGTGACCTCACGTGAAGACGTGGCAACGCAGGAAGCAATTTTGAAAGAATTGGAAAGATCTTTTCCAGGAGTTCATTCGCCAAGCAGAGAACTTCTTCACGAAACCCTGGGGAAACTAATCCGAAATAGAAAAGTCTTTTGCACTG GTCCTGGATATCACCTTGTTACAACAAAAACTTATTCTGGAAGTTCAACAACTGAGAAAGAGTCATATAGCGCAAAGAGTTCGATAGGTCATAAGCACTGCGAAGAATGTGAACGAAATCGG TCAATATTTGAAAGTCAAGTAAGAGAACGGCGAAGCTACCGAGTAAAGAAACCCAACGCGGAAACAAATACCAGTAGTACAGACCAGAGCATGTTACGGGGCACGGATCGCATGGAACCTTACAAGACTGTACTATTTGACGTCGAACCGCTTCATGGTAGCGTAGTAACGCCCAAAAAAACTACCGATGAGTCAGCTGCCTCGGAGTTGGTCAAAAG TTCATCTAGTCAAGAATCACCAGAACGAGGTCACGCAAATAAAAAGACTAGCAACAGCATTGTTGAAAAGATGGCGGAAAAATTATTCAGACGAAGACGAAAAAGCAG tACTCCGGATCATAAAAAATCTGACTCAGCGGAAAGAACGCGCGACAGCGCCCACCCTCAG GTACGTGAACTCAATAAAAACGATGCAATTCAACTTGGATATGAGGTGGCAAGAAAAAGTTCATTAAGACAAACAAAATCACAACCTGACAGTCGAAGTAGTTCAGAG TCACCTGTAAAGAGGCATCATTCGATTGGGAGAAAGTCAAGTATCAAACGACGTTCGTCAAAAAAGAACCATAATAAAACAGAAAAGTGTAATTTGTCTCATTACGAGCACCGAGAAAAAACAGAACGATCACAGGACACACCAAATCTTCTTAAAGAATCGCAAGATGCCAAGTCTCGTAAATCGAGTGATAAGGACGAAACACTTCCGAGAAAACTAAAAAACGAACCTACCACGGAGTATATTCCGACATTAAATcaatcatcatcatcattaaATAACCAATTTCCAAAACTTCGCGATGCTGCAGTTTCCTGCAATTTAGATGACGAACCCCCACCGAACAATGATATTGAATTTAACAATAATGCACACCTCTGCGACCCCAAATCTCCACAATATCTGGACTCAATGCAGCAGAAAGAATTTTCCCCAACGAAAAACTACGACAGACGTTCGCTCAAACGCTCAAAATCGTTACGTTTACCGCGTGATCACTGCAGACGTGAACTGGGTGTATCACCTCATGCAGGAATTGTTACTTCGCGACGAATTGAACACACATCTCCCTTACATAACGA AAATCAGGAATATGTAACGGGAATGTCGTATGATActttgaaaaaaagtttgagtGTGGAGAAAATGAGGAGAAGTGTTTCAAGTACGTCGACTAGCAGAGAATACAG CTACCTACATGCGTGTCATTTCGCTCCATCTGTAAGAGTCGGATCCGTCATAGCTGATCATTTAGAAGAGCTTGACAGAAGAAGACACTTTCAGAATCAGTCTCATGTCCGCGAGATGTCGCCAACAAGCAGTCTTAGTTCTTCCTTGGCTTCGAAGCGATCAAGTGAACAATCTTCATTGGTATCGCACCGTAACGATACTGCATCACCCCGAACGGAAACTGATGGGTCTCAGCACTATCGCGACATAACTTCATCCGATTTGTCTGACGAAGCTGGTTCCAATAGATTCAACGATTCTGAACAGAATGAGGCC GCTGGCCTAGATCCAGAGACCAAAGCAGCATTGGAAGTAGCAAAAAGATTAGCAAAATTAGATATTAAAATGACCCGTGAAGAATGGAAAGAGTATTTTTCAAGCAAATGTCTCCCCGATCACGTCGAAGATGCTCTATCTCAAGCCCAACAGCAGAAAAATCGACAGAATAA gCAAGATTATCCGACAACGTGTTTTGAAAACACGAGCGGCTCGGTAGAAACAGTCATTGATGTGAAGCAAAAAACTAAATCATGGAGAAACAGAAACTCTGAAGCAAGCAATAAATCCTTATCTCCCAGTATTCCTAGCGTGGAATCGGACATTGTTTTCAACGAACAAGTTGCAGTGAATATGTATCCTTCAAACTCCCGACACAACACCGTTCATGAAGATTTTTTAGAATCTGAAATACAGCCTTATAAATGTCCTGATGATTTGAATTATGAGACTCAGGAGTCCAAGCTTTGTTATACTTGTGATCGTGGGCACCAACATTTATCATTTTGCAATTATAACAATGTTCAGTTGGAGCCAATGGATAGTGCGAGTCTTACAGAGGACAGCGGATTCCATTCGGCAAG AGAAAGAAACAGCTTATCATCATGGGAAACAAGAACACACAAAAGAGGAACCTTCGTCTGA
- the LOC144429699 gene encoding uncharacterized protein LOC144429699 isoform X2 gives MPSTIMKQPDELSDCDLQLTSETLAIAFSECTRKKSLEQDRKGSLISKNRSGKSLFRIFVKENSTSVWKPEFVKSILSVRFAGYLHDPPTLLLQGDEQHLQHIREAWSSRLLRPPAGLHIDFVGDVTRIGARPLFREHVISLCGAVCVALSNVTSREDVATQEAILKELERSFPGVHSPSRELLHETLGKLIRNRKVFCTGPGYHLVTTKTYSGSSTTEKESYSAKSSIGHKHCEECERNRSIFESQVRERRSYRVKKPNAETNTSSTDQSMLRGTDRMEPYKTVLFDVEPLHGSVVTPKKTTDESAASELVKSQESPERGHANKKTSNSIVEKMAEKLFRRRRKSSTPDHKKSDSAERTRDSAHPQVRELNKNDAIQLGYEVARKSSLRQTKSQPDSRSSSESPVKRHHSIGRKSSIKRRSSKKNHNKTEKCNLSHYEHREKTERSQDTPNLLKESQDAKSRKSSDKDETLPRKLKNEPTTEYIPTLNQSSSSLNNQFPKLRDAAVSCNLDDEPPPNNDIEFNNNAHLCDPKSPQYLDSMQQKEFSPTKNYDRRSLKRSKSLRLPRDHCRRELGVSPHAGIVTSRRIEHTSPLHNENQEYVTGMSYDTLKKSLSVEKMRRSVSSTSTSREYSYLHACHFAPSVRVGSVIADHLEELDRRRHFQNQSHVREMSPTSSLSSSLASKRSSEQSSLVSHRNDTASPRTETDGSQHYRDITSSDLSDEAGSNRFNDSEQNEAAGLDPETKAALEVAKRLAKLDIKMTREEWKEYFSSKCLPDHVEDALSQAQQQKNRQNKQDYPTTCFENTSGSVETVIDVKQKTKSWRNRNSEASNKSLSPSIPSVESDIVFNEQVAVNMYPSNSRHNTVHEDFLESEIQPYKCPDDLNYETQESKLCYTCDRGHQHLSFCNYNNVQLEPMDSASLTEDSGFHSARERNSLSSWETRTHKRGTFV, from the exons ATGCCGAGTACAATTATGAAGCAACCAGATGAGTTGTCAGACTGTGACTTGCAGCTGACTTCGGAAACGTTGGCAATAGCTTTCAGTGAATGTACCCGGAAAAAATCTTTGGAACAGGATCGTAAAGGGAGTTTAATTTCTAAAAATCGAAGTGGAAAATCACTGTTTCGAATTTTTGTCAAGGAAAATAGTACCAGCGTATGGAAACCTGAATTTGTTAAAAGTATTCTATCAGTCAG gTTTGCAGGATATCTCCACGATCCACCAACTTTACTTTTACAAGGAGATGAGCAACACCTACAACATATTCGTGAAGCCTGGTCAAGCCGACTTCTGAGACCTCCAGCTGGATTACACATAGACTTTGTCG GTGACGTAACTCGCATAGGTGCTCGTCCACTATTTCGCGAACATGTTATTTCTCTTTGTGGCGCAGTTTGCGTAGCCCTCAGCAACGTGACCTCACGTGAAGACGTGGCAACGCAGGAAGCAATTTTGAAAGAATTGGAAAGATCTTTTCCAGGAGTTCATTCGCCAAGCAGAGAACTTCTTCACGAAACCCTGGGGAAACTAATCCGAAATAGAAAAGTCTTTTGCACTG GTCCTGGATATCACCTTGTTACAACAAAAACTTATTCTGGAAGTTCAACAACTGAGAAAGAGTCATATAGCGCAAAGAGTTCGATAGGTCATAAGCACTGCGAAGAATGTGAACGAAATCGG TCAATATTTGAAAGTCAAGTAAGAGAACGGCGAAGCTACCGAGTAAAGAAACCCAACGCGGAAACAAATACCAGTAGTACAGACCAGAGCATGTTACGGGGCACGGATCGCATGGAACCTTACAAGACTGTACTATTTGACGTCGAACCGCTTCATGGTAGCGTAGTAACGCCCAAAAAAACTACCGATGAGTCAGCTGCCTCGGAGTTGGTCAAAAG TCAAGAATCACCAGAACGAGGTCACGCAAATAAAAAGACTAGCAACAGCATTGTTGAAAAGATGGCGGAAAAATTATTCAGACGAAGACGAAAAAGCAG tACTCCGGATCATAAAAAATCTGACTCAGCGGAAAGAACGCGCGACAGCGCCCACCCTCAG GTACGTGAACTCAATAAAAACGATGCAATTCAACTTGGATATGAGGTGGCAAGAAAAAGTTCATTAAGACAAACAAAATCACAACCTGACAGTCGAAGTAGTTCAGAG TCACCTGTAAAGAGGCATCATTCGATTGGGAGAAAGTCAAGTATCAAACGACGTTCGTCAAAAAAGAACCATAATAAAACAGAAAAGTGTAATTTGTCTCATTACGAGCACCGAGAAAAAACAGAACGATCACAGGACACACCAAATCTTCTTAAAGAATCGCAAGATGCCAAGTCTCGTAAATCGAGTGATAAGGACGAAACACTTCCGAGAAAACTAAAAAACGAACCTACCACGGAGTATATTCCGACATTAAATcaatcatcatcatcattaaATAACCAATTTCCAAAACTTCGCGATGCTGCAGTTTCCTGCAATTTAGATGACGAACCCCCACCGAACAATGATATTGAATTTAACAATAATGCACACCTCTGCGACCCCAAATCTCCACAATATCTGGACTCAATGCAGCAGAAAGAATTTTCCCCAACGAAAAACTACGACAGACGTTCGCTCAAACGCTCAAAATCGTTACGTTTACCGCGTGATCACTGCAGACGTGAACTGGGTGTATCACCTCATGCAGGAATTGTTACTTCGCGACGAATTGAACACACATCTCCCTTACATAACGA AAATCAGGAATATGTAACGGGAATGTCGTATGATActttgaaaaaaagtttgagtGTGGAGAAAATGAGGAGAAGTGTTTCAAGTACGTCGACTAGCAGAGAATACAG CTACCTACATGCGTGTCATTTCGCTCCATCTGTAAGAGTCGGATCCGTCATAGCTGATCATTTAGAAGAGCTTGACAGAAGAAGACACTTTCAGAATCAGTCTCATGTCCGCGAGATGTCGCCAACAAGCAGTCTTAGTTCTTCCTTGGCTTCGAAGCGATCAAGTGAACAATCTTCATTGGTATCGCACCGTAACGATACTGCATCACCCCGAACGGAAACTGATGGGTCTCAGCACTATCGCGACATAACTTCATCCGATTTGTCTGACGAAGCTGGTTCCAATAGATTCAACGATTCTGAACAGAATGAGGCC GCTGGCCTAGATCCAGAGACCAAAGCAGCATTGGAAGTAGCAAAAAGATTAGCAAAATTAGATATTAAAATGACCCGTGAAGAATGGAAAGAGTATTTTTCAAGCAAATGTCTCCCCGATCACGTCGAAGATGCTCTATCTCAAGCCCAACAGCAGAAAAATCGACAGAATAA gCAAGATTATCCGACAACGTGTTTTGAAAACACGAGCGGCTCGGTAGAAACAGTCATTGATGTGAAGCAAAAAACTAAATCATGGAGAAACAGAAACTCTGAAGCAAGCAATAAATCCTTATCTCCCAGTATTCCTAGCGTGGAATCGGACATTGTTTTCAACGAACAAGTTGCAGTGAATATGTATCCTTCAAACTCCCGACACAACACCGTTCATGAAGATTTTTTAGAATCTGAAATACAGCCTTATAAATGTCCTGATGATTTGAATTATGAGACTCAGGAGTCCAAGCTTTGTTATACTTGTGATCGTGGGCACCAACATTTATCATTTTGCAATTATAACAATGTTCAGTTGGAGCCAATGGATAGTGCGAGTCTTACAGAGGACAGCGGATTCCATTCGGCAAG AGAAAGAAACAGCTTATCATCATGGGAAACAAGAACACACAAAAGAGGAACCTTCGTCTGA
- the LOC144429806 gene encoding uncharacterized protein LOC144429806: protein MLNFGYFICLLFIVREVSGSIHATQYGNGYFYNFFAGDGKKGDNEPWWDASYKCTTYYQVGLLVSITSVGIQNDVWELLDSYGSDRVTYIGMSDREKEGLWTWVNGQSAMKGQGYTNWGGSEPNNYNNEDCGCFKSSTQQWNDEDCDHFYGFVCQQAQSRITPEQFTTLTFGAANSRISYEKAHHKCIETDSRLVVITRDELFQKIQNDANRSSSIKYWIGARQSSIGKFTWNNGEEVDLSKFSLADKLSDIKGQKCLALGNNGLEVHSCDENLDYICEYVVPWDLKKSQERSDYMVGEDIEIDCTATGYPLPNVTWHRDRHPVPSNTDDVFQTAVLGKSTLRIKNANLRDTNRYRCFAENVHTKAETKAYLDIRVHPHELTRIVDGKNSPASRNLYSSDEISLPSDQVIQPHEHTAGETDNSK from the exons ATGCTTAACTTTGGGTACTTCATATGCTTATTATTTATAGTCAGGGAAGTCAGCGGAT CGATCCACGCGACTCAGTACGGCAATGGATATTTCTACAATTTTTTTGCTGGAGACGGAAAAAAGGGAGACAATGAGCCATGGTGGGATGCCTCTTATAAATGCACAACTTACTATCAAGTTGGACTCTTGGTATCGATCACGAGCGTCGGAATACAAAATGACGTATGGGAATTGTTAGATAGTTATGG AAGTGATCGTGTTACCTACATTGGTATGTCAGATCGCGAAAAAGAAGGATTATGGACGTGGGTCAATGGTCAATCGGCGATGAAAGGACAGGGTTATACAAACTG GGGGGGTTCAGAACCGAACAATTACAATAATGAAGACTGTGGATGTTTCAAAAGTTCGACTCAACAATGGAACGATGAAGATTGCGATCATTTTTATGGATTCGTGTGCCAACAAG CTCAATCTAGGATTACCCCTGAACAATTTACTACTCTTACATTTGGGGCTGCCAATTCACGTATTTCGTATGAAAAGGCGCATCATAAATGCATTGAAACTGATTCTCGATTGGTGGTGATCACGAGAGATGAATTGTTTCAAAAGATACAAAACGACGCCAACAG AAGTTCTTCAATTAAATATTGGATCGGTGCTCGACAAAGCTCCATTGGGAAGTTCACGTGGAACAACGGGGAGGAAGTCGATTTGAGCAAATT TTCACTAGCTGATAAACTCTCAGATATCAAAGGTCAAAAGTGCCTTGCTCTCGGAAATAATGGATTGGAAGTACACAGTTGTGATGAAAATCTTGACTACATCTGTGAATACG ttGTTCCTTGGGATTTGAAAAAATCGCAAGAACGATCGGACTATATGGTGGGAGAAGATATTGAGATCGATTGCACTGCAACTGGCTACCCACTTCCTAATGTCACGTGGCATAGAGACCGCCATCCAGTTCCATCAAACACAGATGACGTATTCCAGACTGCTGTTCTAGGAAAATCAACTCTGCGTATCAAGAACGCAAATCTACGAGATACCAATCGTTACCGATGCTTTGCTGAAAATGTTCATACCAAAGCAGAAACCAAAGCCTATCTTGACATCAGAG TGCACCCTCATGAATTGACAAGAATTGTTGACGGAAAGAACAGCCCGGCTTCCCGTAACTTGTACAG CTCAGATGAAATCAGTTTACCGTCGGATCAAGTAATTCAACCGCACGAGCATACCG cAGGAGAAACTGATAACTctaaataa